The Girardinichthys multiradiatus isolate DD_20200921_A chromosome 24, DD_fGirMul_XY1, whole genome shotgun sequence genome has a window encoding:
- the LOC124861274 gene encoding protein NLRC3-like has product MRSDRLKQLPGHRIGHKQQSDIFKLSPGRDQPIRTVMTKGVAGIGKTVLTKRFTLDWAEGKAHQNIQVIFPFTFRELNVLKEKKFSLVELVHHFFNETKGIRNFEHFQVLFIFDGLDESRLPLDFHHKEILTDVTESTSVDVLLTNLIRGKLLPSARLWITTRPAAANQIPPKCVGMVTEVRGFTDTQKEEYFRKRFRDKKQDHLPHQDIMKSPHHVPHPSLLLDHCYGS; this is encoded by the coding sequence ATGAGGTCAGACAGATTGAAACAGCTTCCAGGTCACCGGATAGGGCATAAACAACAATCAGACATCTTTAAACTCTCACCTGGAAgagatcaaccaatcagaacagTGATGACAAAGGGTGTGGCTGGCATTGGGAAAACAGTCTTAACAAAGAGGTTTACCCTGGACTGGGCTGAAGGCAAAGCCCACCAGAACATCCAGGTCATATTTCCATTCACCTTCAGAGAGCTGAATGTGCTGAAAGAGAAGAAGTTCAGCTTGGTGGAACTTGTTCATCACTtctttaatgaaacaaaaggaATTCGCAATTTTGAACACTTCCAGGTTCTGTTCATTTTTGATGGTCTGGATGAGAGTCGACTTCCTCTGGACTTCCACCACAAGGAGATCCTGACTGATGTTACAGAGTCCACCTCAGTGGATGTTCTGCTGACAAACCTCATCAGGGGGAAACTGCTTCCCTCTGCTCGCCTCTGGATAACCACACGAcctgcagcagccaatcagatccCTCCTAAGTGTGTTGGCATGgtgacagaggtcagagggttcACTGACACGCAGAAGGAGGAGTACTTCAGGAAGAGATTCAGAGATAAGAAGCAGGATCATCTCCCACATCAAGACATCATGAAGTCTCCACATCATGTGCCACATCCCAGTCTTCTGTTGGATCACTGCTATGGTTCTTAA